The DNA region CTGAATCATAAACGGCAAGAAATAGCTCGGTCCAGAACTCCAAGAGCAGTCGAGACCCTCCGATTGACGAATTCGTTGAACCATATTCAACTTGGGAGCAAGTTGCGGGATACTTCGACGGGGATGGCAGTGTTTCAATCTTCATTGGTAAGTTTACCATAGCGTTTTACCTTGATTGGGCGGATCAAAGCAAGGACCAATTGGTTCAGGTCACGGAATTCTTACGCAGACAAGGCATCCATACGGGTGACCCAAGAAAGATGAGCAATTCAGCAGCCTATTCTCTCAGAATAGCTGATCAAGATTCTGTGGTAAAAGTAGCAGAACTGATTGCACCTTATTGTCATAAGAAGAGAAAGGAATTGCTGACCTTGCTTGAATACCGAAAACACGACCTGATATCAGCCACGGAAGTTCAGAGAAGATTCCAGAGGTTCGTGGAACTGGGGATTCGTGAACGACATGGAAGGAGGCCCTTCAGGGATATGCCATGGTCATACAGCGTCGGTTACCACCTGTCGAGAAAGAACATCTGGTTGCTTTCTCATCGACCGAGACTCATCCTAAGCGAAGCGCAGAAACGCGAAGCATTGCAGCGGCACAAAGTTTTTGGGGAGTCCATTAGTGCTCTTAGTTTGTTCTATGGAATATCACGCTCGGCGATGGGGAGGCTACTGAAACATGGCTGAGATTGCAAAATGCCCCCATGGAGAAATTGTCTTTATGGGCATGGTCAATGTGAACAGGGACAATTACCTTCAAGGTACAGTGGACGTGTGGCGGTGCAGGGGTTGCAAGAAGCTCTTCTGCGACGACAAGAGGTACGGAGAACCCCTCAAGGCCAGCGTCGGCTTCGAGTCAATCCCGGACGACGAGCAATGGGC from Candidatus Bathyarchaeia archaeon includes:
- a CDS encoding LAGLIDADG family homing endonuclease: MDEFVEPYSTWEQVAGYFDGDGSVSIFIGKFTIAFYLDWADQSKDQLVQVTEFLRRQGIHTGDPRKMSNSAAYSLRIADQDSVVKVAELIAPYCHKKRKELLTLLEYRKHDLISATEVQRRFQRFVELGIRERHGRRPFRDMPWSYSVGYHLSRKNIWLLSHRPRLILSEAQKREALQRHKVFGESISALSLFYGISRSAMGRLLKHG